Genomic DNA from Prunus persica cultivar Lovell chromosome G1, Prunus_persica_NCBIv2, whole genome shotgun sequence:
TAGTACGATGTTCGTTGCCGTGAAAGAATTAAAACCCATGACTACGTATATTGGTAGACAAAATTGCTATAACCCACATTTTCCATATCCTACGTCAATAAGGAGGGAAAGGAAGGAGTGAGTGACCACCATTTAATCAATGGTCACACGGCCAAAATGGTTGAAAGGTCAagtttttctgtttaattaTAGTGTTCATTCTTGAATCTAAAATATAAAagccaaattaaaaaacaaagcaatatTCACAATTAATACATGGGAAATTGTTCGAACTCTCGTATAAAGAAAGTAACACACTATCTTAATTAACTGACctaacttatatatatttgcattcATCGGCTCTAGTTGGTACATGGAAAGTTAGCTAGCTagtatgtttaattaattggcCTAATTTATCAACTATGCTAAAAGCTTTTGATAAACTAATTCAGTTACTTTCTTGGACAGGAGAGGCTGTGGTGATGTAGTGACCACCACCAACCGTAATATATATAACCTTAAATAAAAACTCAGCCCGCCATCGTTAGCTTGTGACTTTCCTTGAGACTTTCCTTTCGTTGCCAGCAGAGAGAGAATATATTGATTCAAACCCACGTGTCCATTGAGGTTTCGCTCTCTTCTAGTCTTGTTACATATGAAaagtaaaacaataataatgttAGGAAGACTACAATTTTAGAGCATATAAGTGATCTCACAAACCACAAATTATTTGTCAATTCAACCACATGAAAACAAGTTTATGTTTATCTCCAGTTTTAAACTGATATGAAGCTATCATTTTCTATCTGCTGCATTTGGTCAAAACGAGTGGACGATAAATGGTaacccctttttcttttcacactTTCCACATCCATTGAATAATCAGCCGCCAACTGTTGTTGATTCAATGTGTACAGGACATGTATACCTTTTCTTGAACCAATAGCATTAGCATATATTGGTCAGTTTTCAACGTCCTGTATACTTTAAGATGAAGATCATCATGTTGTTCTGGTATCGAGATAATATGTTTTAAAGTTTCAGCATCAGCATGCATGCATCTTCTCTCCTACACTGTCCATCTTATTTGAATATAGTACcaattacaaaagaaagaatttcCTAATTACATGGCTTTTCCTCTACATCTTTAGGTTACTTTCTCGAAACCGAGGTTTTTAGGCTAAGTAGTTACCCGACAAATATATCATCCAGCGCGGGGTGTGGAGGATTTTGATCCTTTTGTTTCGGGAGGAATAGCCTCTCATCATATATATTCCATTTTagtgtgtatgtatatatttaaGTATAAATTAGTATAAAATAGAGAGTTTCTTAATTAGGAAGTCTAGATTTtgaccaccaaaaaaaaaaaatcttaagaAGTCTAGATGATTTGATCAAATCACCAACTTCTTTATAAGTTGTCTGACTTTTTCATTGCATGCAATATATAGAACATGTGGATATAATTTCAGATGCAtccatatatgtatatatatgtggcGGCCATGATACcactttttttggtcgaaagaTGATCTTCATTTCAAAACCTCACTCAAAATGGAGAGGGCACAATAACAACAAACAGAACAACTCAGTAAGGAAGCTAGAGAAACTAAACTAATTTGCAATATCAGGTAGATAGGAACAAAGAGAATGTCCCAGTAGGATACCAAAAGGATActtaaaaaggagaaaaataatatttgagtcgccagaaaaagaaaggaagcaACAGATTCAAGAATAATGGAAACACACATGTTCTGACTGAAGAAACTGCGCCTCCGCTACCAGACAGAATTGCACGGCCCTCAACTCGTTGGGGCGCCGACTTCAATTATTTAACCCGtggatatatacatatatatatatacatgtgaataagcttaatttatttataaagtattatttgtttaaaatatatataggactacacatacacatacatagttcaaatttcaaagaaaagtATACCCGTACGAAATCTGGGTTAAATTTGGTCAAAACCAACCAACTGATGAAATTACATTATTAAAACGAATGCGATTATGCTAACAGGGCTTACATTTCCACCCTTAATCATGAATTATCTTTGTGGAAATGACCATTTCTTTACAAGTATATATTATTGATACTTACGTGCCGTTTACGACATCAAACATAGGACAAATTATTAAGAAGCTCCAAAGCTTAGCCATCGATGAGCCGCCTCACTGCCTTTAATAATTCcaatcagaaaagaaaagtagaaaCCCCacctttttataaaccacacATAACTTAAACCAGTCCATATAAATTAATCAATCTTATCActaacctctctctctctctctctctctctctctctctctctcatggaaAATTACCAAACATTTTTTTCCTCGGCAGCAACACCAccagcttcttcttccttgtcATTGAACATGGGGAACCCTCATGGCGCTTACAGAACTACTGATCATCTTCAATTCCAAAATAACAAGTCACCACCACCAGCAAATGGGTTCTTGGGGCTGATGTCAGATATGGAGGTTTCAAACAATATTAACTCTTCTCAGAGCAAAAGCTTTGGGGGGCCTGAAACTGCTGTGAGGTTAGGGACGAAGAAGGGAGAAAAGAAGATAAGAAAACCCAGATATGCTTTTCAAACGAGGAGCCAAGTTGATATCCTTGATGATGGATATCGATGGAGGAAGTATGGTCAAAAAGCAGTGAAGAACAACAAGTTTCCAAGGTATGTGTAGCTCCTTATAGTTAGTTCTATGGCACCGATCTAAGTCGACCGTGATCAATTATTTCATATAAATGCGTTACACCAAGCATTCTAGGCCTATTCGACCTCTGCATACAAAATATGTAAAAATTTGGTTATGcttttct
This window encodes:
- the LOC18793706 gene encoding probable WRKY transcription factor 75, encoding MENYQTFFSSAATPPASSSLSLNMGNPHGAYRTTDHLQFQNNKSPPPANGFLGLMSDMEVSNNINSSQSKSFGGPETAVRLGTKKGEKKIRKPRYAFQTRSQVDILDDGYRWRKYGQKAVKNNKFPRSYYRCTHQGCNVKKQVQRLTKDEGIVVTTYEGMHSHPIEKSTDNFEHILSQMQIYTSI